The sequence below is a genomic window from Polynucleobacter sp. MWH-UH19D.
GGGAGCTAAAAGACCTTAGGACAATTGAACACTTGCAACGCGAGGCAAATGAATCAAAAATGCGTGGTCGACTTTGTACTCTGGCAATCTTTTTTGACGTCCTAAGTGGTATTTTTATATCACTGACCGTGCTTGAATTATTTTTCTTTCAGGCAGGTGCGGTTAGGTCTTTACAAACAACGTATGTGATTTGGACCTTTGTTTTGGGTCTGATATCCTTTATGACATCTCTTTCAATTGTTTTGGCCGAAGTAGTATATGCCTATCGGTCTGCTGGCTGGAGCTCTCCTAAAAATTAGTAGTTTTACTTGATATTTAATAAATATAAAACATGAACAAAATCCTCATCACTGGCGGCGCAGGTTTTCTGGGTTCGCACTTAACTGAGAAGCTCTTAAAAGAGGGTAATGATATCTTGGTAGTGGATAACTATTTCACTGGGTCTAAGGCAAATTTAGAACATTTGTTGTCAAATCCCCGTTTGGAATTGATGCGCCATGATGTGACCTTTCCACTTTATGTAGAAACCAATCAGATATACAACTTGGCTTGCCCCGCATCGCCAGTGCATTATCAATATGATCCAGTCCAGACCACTAAAACGAGCGTTCATGGTGCGATCAATATGTTAGGTCTTGCTAAAAGAACCCGTGCCCGTATTTTGCAAGCCTCTACTAGTGAGGTATATGGGGATCCTGAGGTTCATCCACAGCCTGAAGAATATTGGGGAAGAGTCAATCCAATTGGTATTCGCTCCTGTTACGACGAAGGTAAGCGCTGCGCAGAAACCCTCTTTTTTGATTACAACCGCCAACACAATCTTGATATTAAAGTGGTGCGCATCTTCAATACCTATGGCCCTCGTATGCACCCTAATGA
It includes:
- a CDS encoding DUF2721 domain-containing protein, whose translation is MDVSIDAITNNIQLALAPVFLLTAVATLLNAISVRLARNVDRMRAIQQTLFSGELKDLRTIEHLQREANESKMRGRLCTLAIFFDVLSGIFISLTVLELFFFQAGAVRSLQTTYVIWTFVLGLISFMTSLSIVLAEVVYAYRSAGWSSPKN
- a CDS encoding UDP-glucuronic acid decarboxylase family protein; this encodes MNKILITGGAGFLGSHLTEKLLKEGNDILVVDNYFTGSKANLEHLLSNPRLELMRHDVTFPLYVETNQIYNLACPASPVHYQYDPVQTTKTSVHGAINMLGLAKRTRARILQASTSEVYGDPEVHPQPEEYWGRVNPIGIRSCYDEGKRCAETLFFDYNRQHNLDIKVVRIFNTYGPRMHPNDGRVVSNFIVQALQGKDITIYGDGRQTRSFCYVDDLIDAMVKMMNSEQGFTGPVNIGNPSEFTMLQLAETVLKLSGSKSKIIHQPLPSDDPKQRQPNIDLAKAKLDWQPKVNLEDGLKETIAYFRKIVA